A genomic region of Corticium candelabrum chromosome 6, ooCorCand1.1, whole genome shotgun sequence contains the following coding sequences:
- the LOC134181622 gene encoding uncharacterized protein LOC134181622 isoform X3, which yields MSTEDSPRSGAELEARVVPDRQGDDTEDVAAGAACAAAQLLVQATFPSPGPLQVKGNLAENWREWSQLWRSYETVTRMTSQPDEYRLASFITCIGRAGLRIYNSLPFAEEAEKTDMARVIELMEAHCVGEANVTYERFVLDQRRQNHGEPFDKFLTSVREQAQRCRFDDQESDMIRDRIVCGVHDQGLRKQLLQRKNLSLADCVDLCRAYEATEKRAKTMSGADTEVHRVQKQYVPKSSKVKSKRYQSKDTVKKTNARTLSFVQTASGALDVWLESLSQCVFVNGVAVVLKKLPPTGFVIQTPKSGNKFFSI from the exons ATGAGTACTGAAGACAGTCCACGAAGCGGCGCTGAGCTGGAAGCCAGGGTAGTGCCCGACCGGCAAGGTGACGACACGGAAGACGTTGCAGCTGGAGCTGCATGCGCAGCGGCTCAACTGCTAGTTCAAGCGACCTTTCCCAGTCCTGGACCACTTCAGGTAAAAGGTAATTTGGCAGAGAATTGGCGTGAATGGAGCCAACTCTGGAGATCGTACGAGACCGTGACGCGGATGACGTCGCAGCCAGATGAATACAGGCTTGCGTCGTTTATCACATGCATTGGTAGAGCAGGGTTGCGCATATACAATAGCTTACCATTCGCAGAGGAGGCGGAGAAGACGGATATGGCAAGAGTGATTGAGCTAATGGAAGCGCATTGCGTGGGTGAAGCAAATGTTACGTACGAACGCTTTGTCCTTGATCAGAGGCGGCAGAATCATGGTGAGCCATTTGACAAATTTCTAACGTCGGTGAGAGAGCAAGCTCAACGTTGTCGGTTTGATGACCAAGAAAGCGACATGATCCGTGATAGAatcgtgtgtggtgtgcatgaTCAGGGGTTGCGTAAACAACTCCTGCAAAGAAAGAATCTCTCATTAGCAGACTGTGTTGATCTATGCAGGGCGTATGAGGCTACCGAGAAGAGGGCCAAGACGATGAGCGGAGCAGATACTGAAGTACACAGGGTGCAGAAGCAGTACGTACCCAAGTCCTCCAAAGTGAAGTCAAAGAGATATCAGTCTAAAGACACAGTGAAG AAGACTAATGCTCGGACTTTGAGTTTTGTACAAACAGCAAGTGGAGCTCTAGATGTGTGGCTGGAATCTTTGTCACAGTGCG TTTTTGTCAATGGTGTTGCAGTGGTGTTGAAGAAGTTGCCACCAACTGGCTTCGTGATTCAAACTCCGAAG AGTGGAAACAAGTTCTTCAGCATCTAG
- the LOC134181622 gene encoding uncharacterized protein LOC134181622 isoform X1, with product MSTEDSPRSGAELEARVVPDRQGDDTEDVAAGAACAAAQLLVQATFPSPGPLQVKGNLAENWREWSQLWRSYETVTRMTSQPDEYRLASFITCIGRAGLRIYNSLPFAEEAEKTDMARVIELMEAHCVGEANVTYERFVLDQRRQNHGEPFDKFLTSVREQAQRCRFDDQESDMIRDRIVCGVHDQGLRKQLLQRKNLSLADCVDLCRAYEATEKRAKTMSGADTEVHRVQKQYVPKSSKVKSKRYQSKDTVKKTNARTLSFVQTASGALDVWLESLSQCVFVNGVAVVLKKLPPTGFVIQTPKVRITFLSRTTIIILVYKNKQPN from the exons ATGAGTACTGAAGACAGTCCACGAAGCGGCGCTGAGCTGGAAGCCAGGGTAGTGCCCGACCGGCAAGGTGACGACACGGAAGACGTTGCAGCTGGAGCTGCATGCGCAGCGGCTCAACTGCTAGTTCAAGCGACCTTTCCCAGTCCTGGACCACTTCAGGTAAAAGGTAATTTGGCAGAGAATTGGCGTGAATGGAGCCAACTCTGGAGATCGTACGAGACCGTGACGCGGATGACGTCGCAGCCAGATGAATACAGGCTTGCGTCGTTTATCACATGCATTGGTAGAGCAGGGTTGCGCATATACAATAGCTTACCATTCGCAGAGGAGGCGGAGAAGACGGATATGGCAAGAGTGATTGAGCTAATGGAAGCGCATTGCGTGGGTGAAGCAAATGTTACGTACGAACGCTTTGTCCTTGATCAGAGGCGGCAGAATCATGGTGAGCCATTTGACAAATTTCTAACGTCGGTGAGAGAGCAAGCTCAACGTTGTCGGTTTGATGACCAAGAAAGCGACATGATCCGTGATAGAatcgtgtgtggtgtgcatgaTCAGGGGTTGCGTAAACAACTCCTGCAAAGAAAGAATCTCTCATTAGCAGACTGTGTTGATCTATGCAGGGCGTATGAGGCTACCGAGAAGAGGGCCAAGACGATGAGCGGAGCAGATACTGAAGTACACAGGGTGCAGAAGCAGTACGTACCCAAGTCCTCCAAAGTGAAGTCAAAGAGATATCAGTCTAAAGACACAGTGAAG AAGACTAATGCTCGGACTTTGAGTTTTGTACAAACAGCAAGTGGAGCTCTAGATGTGTGGCTGGAATCTTTGTCACAGTGCG TTTTTGTCAATGGTGTTGCAGTGGTGTTGAAGAAGTTGCCACCAACTGGCTTCGTGATTCAAACTCCGAAGGTTCGCATTACCTTTCTAAGTCGgacaacaataattattctTGTGTATAAGAATAAGCAGCCAAACTAA
- the LOC134181622 gene encoding uncharacterized protein LOC134181622 isoform X2, whose amino-acid sequence MSTEDSPRSGAELEARVVPDRQGDDTEDVAAGAACAAAQLLVQATFPSPGPLQVKGNLAENWREWSQLWRSYETVTRMTSQPDEYRLASFITCIGRAGLRIYNSLPFAEEAEKTDMARVIELMEAHCVGEANVTYERFVLDQRRQNHGEPFDKFLTSVREQAQRCRFDDQESDMIRDRIVCGVHDQGLRKQLLQRKNLSLADCVDLCRAYEATEKRAKTMSGADTEVHRVQKQYVPKSSKVKSKRYQSKDTVKTNARTLSFVQTASGALDVWLESLSQCVFVNGVAVVLKKLPPTGFVIQTPKVRITFLSRTTIIILVYKNKQPN is encoded by the exons ATGAGTACTGAAGACAGTCCACGAAGCGGCGCTGAGCTGGAAGCCAGGGTAGTGCCCGACCGGCAAGGTGACGACACGGAAGACGTTGCAGCTGGAGCTGCATGCGCAGCGGCTCAACTGCTAGTTCAAGCGACCTTTCCCAGTCCTGGACCACTTCAGGTAAAAGGTAATTTGGCAGAGAATTGGCGTGAATGGAGCCAACTCTGGAGATCGTACGAGACCGTGACGCGGATGACGTCGCAGCCAGATGAATACAGGCTTGCGTCGTTTATCACATGCATTGGTAGAGCAGGGTTGCGCATATACAATAGCTTACCATTCGCAGAGGAGGCGGAGAAGACGGATATGGCAAGAGTGATTGAGCTAATGGAAGCGCATTGCGTGGGTGAAGCAAATGTTACGTACGAACGCTTTGTCCTTGATCAGAGGCGGCAGAATCATGGTGAGCCATTTGACAAATTTCTAACGTCGGTGAGAGAGCAAGCTCAACGTTGTCGGTTTGATGACCAAGAAAGCGACATGATCCGTGATAGAatcgtgtgtggtgtgcatgaTCAGGGGTTGCGTAAACAACTCCTGCAAAGAAAGAATCTCTCATTAGCAGACTGTGTTGATCTATGCAGGGCGTATGAGGCTACCGAGAAGAGGGCCAAGACGATGAGCGGAGCAGATACTGAAGTACACAGGGTGCAGAAGCAGTACGTACCCAAGTCCTCCAAAGTGAAGTCAAAGAGATATCAGTCTAAAGACACAGTGAAG ACTAATGCTCGGACTTTGAGTTTTGTACAAACAGCAAGTGGAGCTCTAGATGTGTGGCTGGAATCTTTGTCACAGTGCG TTTTTGTCAATGGTGTTGCAGTGGTGTTGAAGAAGTTGCCACCAACTGGCTTCGTGATTCAAACTCCGAAGGTTCGCATTACCTTTCTAAGTCGgacaacaataattattctTGTGTATAAGAATAAGCAGCCAAACTAA
- the LOC134181254 gene encoding uncharacterized protein K02A2.6-like, translated as MIFSGWPDHKKQIPRALTPYFGVRDQLVVQNGLVFCGDRLLVPDQLRSYMLDRVHSTHLGINECIRRAKQSIWWPGMTGQIRDKIESCEECNKYPVKQSKETLVSHHVPERPWVKVGVDLFEYRSKHYLVISDYQSNFLEMERLYETTSKSVIKSLKQQFARHGIPEHLFSDNGPQFQSQEFAHFADVWNFQHNTASPGYPKSNGKAENAVKVAKRILKKSREAGTDVYLALLDYRNTPSEGLATSPAQRLFNRRTRTLLPTKASLLEPKMNPDESDHQRVNKEKQKANYDRNARDLPQLRPGDTVRVQPLTQKRDVVWPKAVVTNVLPNRSYGILTEHGKELRRNRVHLRKVKEEPVRIPTQQVKDTAGGRNDNHAPQQVVQSKTTKTPKRQIENRPVSTTTSQDNSTRTTRSGRVVKSPKYLQDYVT; from the coding sequence ATGATTTTTTCAGGATGGCCAGATCACAAGAAGCAGATACCGAGAGCACTGACCCCTTATTTTGGTGTTCGTGATCAGCTGGTAGTACAGAATGGACTAGTCTTTTGTGGAGACAGACTTCTAGTCCCGGATCAACTGCGATCCTATATGCTAGACAGAGTACATTCGACGCACTTGGGCATCAATGAATGCATTCGTCGTGCAAAACAAAGTATTTGGTGGCCAGGCATGACAGGACAGATAAGAGACAAGATAGAGTCATGTGAAGAATGCAACAAGTATCCAGTGAAGCAATCTAAGGAGACACTAGTATCGCACCATGTCCCAGAACGACCTTGGGTGAAAGTTGGAGTTGATTTGTTTGAGTATAGGTCCAAGCACTACTTGGTAATATCAGATTACCAAAGCAATTTTCTTGAGATGGAGCGACTATATGAAACAACGTCGAAGTCTGTGATCAAATCATTGAAACAACAATTTGCTAGACACGGAATTCCTGAGCACTTGTTTAGCGATAATGGGCCGCAATTTCAGTCACAAGAATTTGCTCATTTTGCAGACGTATGGAATTTTCAACATAATACTGCAAGTCCAGGATATCCGAAGAGTAACGGAAAAGCTGAAAATGCAGTTAAAGTAGCCAAGAGAATTCTCAAGAAGTCGCGAGAAGCAGGTACAGATGTTTACCTAGCATTACTTGATTATCGGAACACCCCGAGTGAAGGACTTGCCACAAGTCCAGCACAACGACTGTTCAATAGGAGAACACGCACCCTTCTTCCGACGAAAGCTAGTCTTCTTGAACCAAAGATGAATCCAGATGAGAGTGACCATCAGCGGGTcaacaaagagaaacaaaaggCGAATTACGACAGAAACGCTCGAGATTTGCCACAATTGCGTCCAGGTGATACGGTACGAGTACAGCCACTAACACAGAAACGAGACGTAGTGTGGCCGAAGGCAGTAGTGACTAATGTGCTACCCAATAGATCTTATGGAATCTTGACGGAACATGGTAAAGAATTGAGACGCAATAGGGTTCATCTGAGGAAGGTCAAGGAAGAACCAGTGAGGATTCCTACCCAGCAGGTAAAGGACACAGCAGGAGGAAGGAATGACAACCATGCACCTCAGCAAGTTGTACAGTCAAAGACTACGAAAACACCgaagagacagatagagaaCCGGCCAGTATCTACCACTACCTCCCAAGACAACTCAACGAGAACTACCAGAAGTGGACGAGTGGTGAAGAGTCCAAAGTATCTTCAAGACTATGTTACGTAG
- the LOC134181469 gene encoding probable serine/threonine-protein kinase DDB_G0281745: protein MASMFVRVQLEKDFREELSQCMREEDTGKSCLRINYGQPLLKVTRARKPMIAQTVDHLADWEELRTFPVGQSTKATSGAAAAAAAASGRSGSLSVAKRMEFAQTSSTTQKHFRKSETKRDEELVGSLIQQIEQLQRVVVAKDREMAEMRKQKENEAADVEQMRQQNRDLETALRERENAVSEERRRGTVREERLQVDKLNLQRQLEALQCSLNDLQVQKSNIEELLSDAEATIERYKEREQTEVLRIASHNIQLTDTKLGGGSYGEVRIGYWRDCPVAVKILYKDLISSPFYIRLLQQEVSVAWKIHHPNIAAVCGVTLELDEEEKKAWIIMELMSGSMSCVIYACKGEILPLTLREMVDMAHDSLCGLDYLHSMQPKAILHGDICPRNVLVTSTMRAKLGDLGGARFYDASLSVGMLSPHYTAPERFDGRAVHKNDKTDVYSTGVTICELFTADPPNSLRRMDQVQHIRQREVRSLCKHMLKDDPATRPTAAEARNIFKRIRETDEYVSCPPKRRVKGKMDGGKEVTLAHPIW from the exons ATGGCGTCCATGTTTGTGAGAGTGCAACTAGAGAAAGACTTCCGAGAAGAACTGTCTCAATG TATGAGAGAGGAGGATACTGGCAAGTCGTGTCTCAGAATCAATTATGGGCAACCATTGTTGAAGGTCACAAGAGCACGGAAGCCAATGATTGCACAAACAGTTGATCATCTTGCCGACTGGGAGGAATTGAGAACAT TTCCAGTTGGTCAAAGTACAAAAGCAACATCAggggcagcagcagcagcagcagcagcaagtgGAAGATCTGGTTCATTGTCAGTGGCAAAGAGAATGGAG TTTGCACAGACCTCTTCCACCACACAAAAACATTTTCGAAAATCTGAGACGAAGCGAGACGAGGAATTAGTTGGAAGTTTGATACAACAGATAGAACAGTTGCAACGTGTCGTAGTAGCTAAAGACAGGGAAATGGCAgaaatgagaaaacaaaaGGAGAATGAAGCAGCTGATGTAGAACAGATGAGGCAACAAAATAGAGATCTAGAAACAGCACtgagagaaagagaaaatgCTGTAAGCGAAGAGAGACGACGAGGCACAGTGCGAGAGGAACGCTTACAAGTAGACAAGCTCAATCTTCAGAGACAACTTGAGGCCTTGCAGTGCTCGCTAAACGACCTACAAGTACAAAAGTCCAACATTGAAGAGCTGCTGTCAGATGCCGAAGCTACAATTGAACGATACAAAGAGAGAGAACAAACCGAGGTTTTACGTATTGCTTCACACAACATTCAGCTCACAGACACAAAACTAGGAGGTGGATCATATGGAG aGGTTCGCATTGGATATTGGCGTGACtgtcctgttgctgtcaaaaTTCTGTATAAAGATCTGATTTCATCACCTTTTTATATTCGTCTTTTACAACAAGAAGTGTCTGTCGCATGGAAGATTCACCATCCAAATATCGCGGCGGTTTGTGGTGTCACTTTGGAGTTAGacgaagaagagaagaaagcatgGATTATCATGGAATTGATGAGCGGTTCCATGTCGTGTGTCATCTATGCGTGCAAAGGAGAAATTTTGCCTCTCACTTTACGAGAAATGGTTGATATGGCACACGATTCTTTGTGTGGACTCGATTACCTTCACTCCATG CAACCTAAGGCTATTCTTCATGGCGACATCTGTCCAAGAAACGTCCTTGTCACTTCAACAATGAGAGCCAAACTGGGTGATCTAGGAGGTGCTCGTTTTTACGACGCTTCACTTTCGGTCGGAATGCTTAGCCCACACTACACAGCACCGGAGAGATTTGACGGTCGTGCTGTGCATAAAAATGATAAGACCGACGTGTACAGCACGGGCGTGACCATCTGCGAACTGTTCACTGCCGATCCTCCAAATTCTCTTCGTCGGATGGATCAAGTCCAACACATCCGCCAAAGAGAAGTTCGTTCGTTATGCAAACACATGCTGAAGGATGATCCTGCCACACGACCGACAGCTGCAGAGGCCCGCAATATTTTCAAACGTATTCGTGAGACAGACGAGTACGTATCGTGTCCTCCTAAAAGAAGAGTGAAAGGGAAAATGGATGGAGGAAAGGAAGTCACTCTTGCTCATCCCATCTGGTAA
- the LOC134181472 gene encoding uncharacterized protein LOC134181472, producing the protein MDVNLSGQAEEMDSGSQSSAEELYAVSASLNPPAAKTTKAAEIKHDQRIKLALTEEDLFVKEVKHHKTCYKQFTRCVDQVKLDKETEQDAAHPAAGHRSSRIDFVVDTYPSVSTKAYERAARSTAGTIRVKIFDDQQSCPKQWKKFLPADEKRLELVDFLVQMWGSSRYAERLYGVQLFVCHRQLCSLLTSEDASSVLVSSVPALTSDHEEADSHIFLHAKHASNGGFACVVISSPDTDAAVIGIHHANAINASLLWLTGTKVGRHCINLTEIAVTLSEDISFA; encoded by the exons ATGGATGTCAATTTGAGTGGTCAAGCAGAAGAAATGGACAGTGGCAGTCAGTCATCTGCAGAGGAATTATATGCAGTTTCAGCAAGTTTGAATCCTCCAGCCGCAAAA ACTACAAAGGCTGCAGAGATTAAACACGACCAACGCATCAAACTCGCTTTGACAGAAGAAGACCTTTTTGTTAAAGAAGTGAAGCACCACAAGACTTGTTACAAGCAATTTACGCGGTGCGTTGATCAAGTCAAGCTTGACAAAGAAACTGAGCAAGATGCTGCTCACCCTGCTGCTGGTCATAGATCATCTcgtattgattttgttgtagacACCTATCCATCAGTTTCAACAAAGGCATACGAGAGGGCTGCTCGCTCTACAGCTGGAACAATACGTGTCAAGATTTTCGATGATCAACAGTCTTGTCCTAAGCAATGGAAAAAATTTCTTCCAGCAGACGAAAAAAGGTTAGAGCTTGTAGATTTTTTGGTACAGATGTGGGGCAGCAGTAGGTATGCCGAACGACTATATGGTGTGCAGCTATTCGTTTGTCATCGACAACTCTGCAGTCTTCTTACATCAGAAGATGCTTCCTCAGTCCTTGTTTCTTCGGTACCAGCTCTTACTTCAGATCATGAAGAGGCCGACAGTCACATTTTCTTACATGCCAAGCATGCATCAAATGGTGGCTTTGCCTGTGTTGTCATATCCTCTCCTGACACCGACGCAGCAGTGATAGGAATCCATCATGCCAATGCCATCAACGCATCATTGCTATGGCTCACTGGCACAAAGGTAGGACGCCATTGCATTAATCTCACGGAAATCGCTGTCACTTTAAGCGAAGACAT ATCTTTCGCTTAG
- the LOC134181571 gene encoding uncharacterized protein LOC134181571: MTRLRCSLTPTEELFTECEKFVCHLYGLPTCTSVNEVRYKLFRMKCSKAQQMPPTQDALRQHVLRVNYQSFVRKNALCSMQNLPSPHGHGWIVETDENGSHIHVCWMTQLPAPKALLELVSCTCNVGCTTQQCSCLRAALCCTDACGCRNCKNLSKQIDLPSPVLSEEETPESDIQTDDSNNDDCSDSE; the protein is encoded by the coding sequence ATGACCAGATTAAGATGCAGCTTGACTCCGACTGAAGAGTTGTTTACTGAATGTGAGAAGTTTGTATGCCATCTTTACGGTTTGCCAACTTGTACCAGTGTCAACGAGGTTCGGTACAAGTTATTTCGCATGAAGTGCTCGAAAGCGCAGCAAATGCCACCAACTCAAGATGCTCTTCGACAGCATGTATTACGGGTTAATTATCAAAGTTTTGTACGGAAAAATGCTTTGTGCTCTATGCAGAATCTGCCTAGTCCGCACGGTCACGGATGGATTGTTGAAACTGATGAAAACGGTTCTCACATACATGTCTGCTGGATGACACAGCTTCCTGCCCCGAAAGCGCTGTTGGAGCTGGTAAGCTGCACGTGCAATGTCGGATGTACTACACAGCAATGTTCGTGTCTTCGTGCTGCTTTGTGCTGTACCGATGCATGTGGTTGCAGAAATTGCAAGAATTTGAGCAAGCAAATAGACCTTCCTAGTCCAGTACTATCGGAAGAAGAAACTCCAGAATCAGACATTCAGACTGATGATAGCAATAATGATGACTGTAGTGATAGCGAATAA